AGATgaaattaagaaaaatgataatCATATGTACGATAatcattttaattataatattatctcATCAAGAATTcagaaaaatgaaaaaacaaattcatatattttaaactctaatgaagaaatatattcaaCATTAATAgataattcatataatataataactaatattatgaatagtaattctaataatgataatatatataatatcataaCGCCAAATATTGATGAACATAAATTGAACtctaaatatatttttctccatcattcaaatattaatatggattattggaaatatataaatataaaatactggtatgattatgatattattttgtatttctttttaaatcttttaaaaaattgtaaCAATGGTCACCTATTTGAGAATATcatactttttatatataaggaATATGAAcgaatatataaaaaaaggtTTGTTGAAAATGATACGAGTAGTAACcaattaaataataaggatattatgaatgatacaaataatatgaatgatacaaataatatgaatgatacaaataatatgaataatatgaatgatacaaataatatgaataatatgaataatatgaataatataaataatatgaataatatgaataatataaataatatgaataatataaataatatgaataatatgaataatataaataatatgaataatataaagaattCCATTCATTCAGAAATACCTTACACagattttttaataaacattatttctgaattaaaagaaattcctttaaaatttaaaggAAATTTAAAATGTTCTCAACTTTACAACCTTAATAATGATGTGTATAGagaatttatttatataaacaaattatataatttttcaaagTTACAAAATGTTCCCTATGAACAGAAATTTTTAGAGAGTCTAAATTTTCATTACATACCTAACATTAtggaaataaataatttcctcctaattttaattaatatattaaaacaaaaaggtaataatataatagatAAATCAGCTATGGAAATGATTTTCAACAATATAAATCTTGATTTTAGTAGATATGATACAAATTATGAGGAAGAACATTTAAATCGAAAGATGTCAGtacttttaaaatatattaacgAAAATCTGAAACACCTACTATCACTGCAGGATGAAAATTTTActtatttaataaattctCTTATAGGATTATTAATGCATGATCAAAAGTTTGTAGAAATAATTAAAACTTACGATATtctaattatatattataccCAAAGGGATAAAGAAATAGGagatattattaataacaGGAACAAAAGCaaagaaataaatgaaaCTACTAATGATGGTGACAAGGATTTTATAAATGTCAAAAGTgaatatatgtatgaaaagaaactaaatataaatgacatttttaaagaataacataaaattgttaaaaaattgtataaataatacatatatatatagaggtatttttttttaattttcaacttatatattcattttatattttttaaaatcaATTTAGTAAGTGTTTAAAGATATTGACTTCATTATTCTGTGATGATATAATACCATAATATTAAGAAACAAATACCAAATGCTTAACTTATAAGGCAAagattataatatatcaacatattattattgtagaaaatataattttttagatcaatttaaatattataattgaaaaaaaaaattaaaattgCATACTTATTTGTTATGCCGAAGGTTTAATTAGTTATAgtttaatttatatgtacatataatattgattTGTATTTGtaatttgtatatttgttaatgtatatatatttatatatttgtactTAGTAAGTAAATTTTGTTATTCattacaatattttttctttatttattatcaaaGTTCAAGTTATATACTTGGAACACccataaaaatgaaatatttatttgtgCACTTAATTTGTTGGAAAAATATTTGCagtatttttttgttacaTTTGTTTGATGTCTAATTTGTTATTgatttctattttattatatattttatctttatttttatttgaaatacttaatattttatttatttgtatatttatttatattcctctttatttttttttttttttttcgaaaaaattttttactAATTAATAAGAATCAATTTAATTtgttatttaatatatttcaaatttaattattaagattgcacatttatatataggtATATAAATGCcattaatttattatatatatatatatatatatatatatttgtatttaatATGTGTTAGCAActtgtaatatattagaaaaaaaaaaaaaaaaattaaacatCGTAATACGAATGAAAATGCAGacacttttttttttttNNNNNNNNNNNNNNNNNNNNNNNNNNNNNNNNNNNNNNNNNNNNNNNNNNNNNNNNNNNNNNNNNNNNNNNNNNNNNNNNNNNNNNNNNNNNNNNNNNNNNNNNNNNNNNNNNNNNNNNNNNNNNNNNNNNNNNNNNNNNNNNNNNNNNNNNNNNNNNNNNNNNNNNNNNNNNNNNNNNNNNNNNNNNNNNNNNNNNNNNNNNNNNNNNNNNNNNNNNNNNNNNNNNNNNNNNNNNNNNNNNNNNNNNNNNNNNNNNNNNNNNNNNNNNNtttttttttttttttttttttttggaataaataaaaatttttatcaaCAATTATCAAAtacacttttttttttaatttttaacttttttttattttttattttttgttttatgctatttttttttttttttgtacaCAATATGGGTAATACTGTAAATAAAGAGACAGTTGTTACTAATGAAAATGTAAAGGTTAAAACGATAATACCCcaaaaaaagtataatattttaattttggGCCTGAATGGGTCAGGTAAAACgacattattatatcataattttattccaggttaataataaaataactGAATTATAATATAGCTAACTGATTATtacatttcttttttttttttttttttatagctatattaatttatataatatcatttgtatattattttatgttgAATTGTAATTTTGCACAATTAtttagaatatatatatatatatatatatatatatatatattcactcataaaaagaatattttttattaactgtttcatataataatatttttacattataattcatattcgcatttatatatttttattaaaagaatgGACAAATATAACGTCTTATATGGAGCCCACAATTTCGTATCATTATGAGGAAATTAAATGGATAAATGGAAGACTTGGTTTTTGGGATTTACCTGGAAATCCTTTggttatttttttaatacataatataataatatttatatatacataattttttttttttgttttttttttttattataaattttttatatatgacaCAATATAATTTTACTTTCTTAGATGAGAAATATTTGGCcattaatatatagaaatgTAAAAGTGAACgctattttatatattattaacattatGGATATATCAGATGAATGTATATCGGAAAATAACTCATTAATAAGCCTTTTGTTAAATGATGAATGTTTACAAACCTCATGTATTGTTTTAGTATTTAACACTTTTAATGAGGTACACAGCATACAAGAAAATCTTAAAAATGATATGcttattaaatataaaattgaagatttaataaatcattatGGAAATCGAATACATTATCTTTTCGTTGATTGTAAAAATTGTAAGATGGACAAAGGATGGATACAACTAATGCAACAAATATCCTATTacttttgaaaaaaaaaaaaaataaataatatatatgataaagaacatatatgtttattaatatatattaattaagGTCTTTTGCATTCaatctatatattttatttttattctataaatataaataaatatataactaactaactaaatatatatatatatatatatttttcatttcatatataaaattaacaagactaaacattatataatataaataaaaatataattaaattaaatatttatgaaaaaatatcaaTTTCTgattataagaatatttataatttgttatatttgaaatataatatttcattatatataaaaataaatatataataaaatatataaattttatagaATGTGccttttattatataataaatataatataatattatatatatataatatacattattatatataaattaacgttataaaaatataattatattataatatttatttatttatgtatgtatattttcttaCCTATATACCGAattttataagaaaaaaataatgtacttttaatttgtttgttttttaggaataaataaaaataataattttatagttgcatgaacaaaaaaaataatataatttagtctatatggtatatatataaatatatatatatatataataatatatatatttaatatatataatgtatttatttgagttaaaaaaaaaaaatcatgTTGCAAATGCTcatatattacaaatatagatataaatttaaaaataaaaaaaaaataatatatagttaatattctttttttttctttcgttttgattatttattaatttttttttttctttttttctgttattgtttttaaccactaatatatattgtattatatattattatttatatacgataaaatatatattgtaataaataaaaattgtatatttttttttttttttttttttgaaaaacAAGTTTAAATCTCACCAAAATTAAGGacaattttattatttttattataattttaatttttattttactattacttctttttttttttttcttcacataaagaagaaaaataggaaactaatatatattaatatatataatatatatatcatatactttatatgtataaaaattatatataattgtaacattaatgtatgtatatatatatatatatatataattatatattatacacattattattttttatatttgtattataaaattaatataaaagtacgatatttttaatatgatatgtcaatttatgttttgtaatttttaccaaaataacataaatatatttatgtgatatgttatattttaaagtattttaaacaaaaaatttttattatttattatatattataaacaaatgatgaaaatttttttgtgaAATATTATGACGCTTTCGTctgataaaaatatataaataatatatatatatatatatatatatttatttatttatttatttatttatatattaatatttattatttttttttttttttttttttttttttttttttttttttttttttttttttttttttataaaataaaaaaataaaaaaaaaaaaatataaaaaaaaaaaaatttaataaaattaaaaNNNNNNNNNNNNNNNNNNNNNNNNNNNNNNNNNNNNNNNNNNNNNNNNNNNNNNNNNNNNNNNNNNNNNNNNNNNNNNNNNNNNNNNNNNNNNNNNNNNNNNNNNNNNNNNNNNNNNNNNNNNNNNNNNNNNNNNNNNNNNNNNNNNNNNNNNNNNNNNNNNNNNNNNNNNNNNNNNNNNNNNNNNNNNNNNNNNNNNNNNNNNNNNNNNNNNNNNNNNNNNNNNNNNNNNNNNNNNNNNNNNNNNNNNNNNNNNNNNNNNNNNNNNNNNNNNNNNNNNNNNNNNNNNNNNNNNNNNNNNNNNNNNNNNNNNNNNNNNNNNNNNNNNNNNNNNNNNNNNNNNtttttttttttttttttttttttttttttttttttttttttttttttgtatattttgtcttatataaaaagagagaaataaaataaaaaattaataaaaaaaacgaTTATATGGAtgttcaaaaaaataaacgAAAAAAtagtgataataataattgtaacaaattaaaatatataaataataataccaAGAGTAGTAATACAAcaaattttaaaaagttGAGAGATATTTCAAAAgagaatatattatttttatatgataaaaaagTGGAACATTTAAATAACAGAAAAGACAATTCTAATGATGATGcagaattaaaaaaaaaaaatgagaaaaTAGAAAGAATGAGTAAGTTcaatattaatgaaaatgaaaaaataaagagTAATAAAGATAAACATTCAATAAATATGTCTACCGTGTCAAGTTTTGAAGAggatgaaaataataataaaaaaaatgatattatagTAAGTAGTGAATATGCTCAAGtaagtaaaaataaaaatatgttaataatggataataaagaaaaagaagtGATAGAgcataataaaaataatttgaaCCATATATTTGAAGAAGTTTGTAGCATagacaataataatataaaggaTAACATTCCAATGTTAAATAAAAGATTAAGTGAtccaaataaaaaagaaaatgaaacatataatatccatgaaaataattatgaaaatgtttataatattaatcaatttaataataatataaagatgagacatgttttaaataatgTGAAAAGCTTAAAAAATTGGACagatgataatgatgaagatgaaaaagaaaaagaaatagaCCATTTTGATTTATCGACTGATTCTAGAAATCAAAATAGcaataatatgaatagtaacaattatattaatgatgtaaataaacataaattGATAAATAAAACTAATAGTTTTAAATTTGAAATGGATGAAGATAAGTGCAACAAAATGGATGACGATTTTTCAAAGaggaaaatattaaaaaagagGAGTGTATATAATCATGAAGATAGTGATGGTTCTTttattaaagaaataaatgaCGTCAATTTAGATATAAAGAACGATAATATATGTTGTtcatcttttaaaaaatctaaaaaaaaggaaaatcACGTACGTATAGATAAAAGTAATGTgaatgataatatgaaagAATTACATAGTAATAGTATGGGTTATATAGATATTagaaagaaaagaaaaaaagaattaagtaaagaattaaaaaatatggattGGTTAATTTATACTATTAGATATATGGATTATAGAAGATTACGTAGAAGATTTAGTGGTATTAGAAAACCTATCTctaaaaaaattgttttcattataactatattttgtttaatattaatttcatggaaatattttaatatatcatatgaaaataataagttTAGTTTTAGTTTTGAAATTCAAACAAGtttattgttttttgtTGAAGCTATTTTATTAACAATtggaataataatatttgcAAAATTTCAGACTCGTTTAAGTTTACATTGGCCTATTTATgcttcatatatatttattatatgtgctgtaattttattacttttttttgaaaatgataaattgGATAAAAATTCTCGAGGGgaacatatattaatgttaTATGGTATTGTACAATTAtcattaattattatagtaaagattataatatttagTGGTCCTCTTTTGGCGATATATGGATTTTTTTGTCCGTGTACCGAGCATTGTAGAATattgaaaaagaaaatttcAACAAATAAATTGAATATAACAATAAGTAGATATAACGATTTTGCTGGTATGTGTGGTAATAATGTATGTTGTTTATGCTTATGCGTATATCGTTCGTTTTATCGTCTTGtaaattgtttttataataaattttcgaattttaaatttaaaatgaTAACTGAAACAAATGACGAAGCTCCATTTAGTCATCAGTTAAGATATAAAGGGAAAACAGATATTTATGGAAGACCACATGGATATGGAGAATGGATAGAAGATCATTCTTATGGTGAAAAATTAAGAGGATTTTGGTATCATGGATATCCTGTAGGGCCATTTATATCACAAGAAATTGGTAGTGGTTCATTATTTGTTAATACGAGAGTAGGTTTTGCTGCATGTGTTGGCAAAGATTGGTCTGATGTTAGATATGGTGTAGCATGTACTGAATGTTCTATAAGTggtcatttttttaatgattTTCCACTTactcatttttttaattccaaaattgaaaaaaatgtatacGGTAGATTACCTACTAATAgatatgatattataataaaggatatattaaaagaaaattatgaagatattttatgttatgATTTAAAGTGGTGTTTTAACATGTTAAAAGTAAATAGTGGTACAACTAATGAAACGTGTTCAAATAATTGTATGATATCATTAGATCATGTTACTATGAGTTTAAAGgttcataattataaaagaatCGATACTGcaaaaaggaaaaatgATATCCTTGatgaaattaatattaaattagTACATGTGCcacatgaaaaaaaaaaaactaagAAAATTCATAAAAGGGacaaatttaaaaaattagaagAAAAATGGAAACAAGTagaaaatgatgaaaacgcattatatattaatcaAAATAAAGTTTATACTACTATAAGAAATGTAAATTCCTCTTCCAATAATAGGGAAATGAATGTACCTGTGCAAGAAAATTATCActcatattataaaaataaattttctGATAAATATTTAGATTCGGTGGATGATGATATTTATCTCtacaaaatgaataaaacACTACAACCAACAGAAATACATAAAGCATCGTATTGGTATGAATCAAGTGATAGTAAAAATCAAACCAAACAAAAAGAAGATAAAAGTAGAGATAAAAGTAGGGATAAAAgtaaagataaaaataaagataaaagTAAAGATagaaataaagataaaagTAAAGATAGAAATAAAGATAGAAATAAAGATagaaataaagataaaaacAAAAGTATAAACGATAATATAGAAGCTCCATTTAACAATAGCAATGTTATGATTGATCATCaatatgatgatgattTTACTTGTAATATTCTTGAATTACCAAAAAACGGTTATGAAAATTTTGAgattacaaaaaattatgaattagataatattaatactATTACACATCGAACCAATGTTCATGCAGCGCATGATAAGAACAGTAATAGTTATATGAATCCACTAGAACGtaatgtaataaataataaaaagaatataccaaatagtaataatatgaacGAACCAGGTAATAGGAATAGTTGCTCCTATGTTTCTTATCCATTGTGCATAAATGAATGTAAAGGTAGAAAGGGTAATTCAGTTAATTCAAATGTCGATGAGTTTGTTGTAGATATTAAAGGATACGAAGAAATATACCAACgtaataacaaaaaaaaaaaaacggtattaaataataatattaaaaatacGTATAATAATTACCATCCGAATTCTGGATGTACTAGACAAAATTTTCgtaattatgaaaaatatcTTCCTAATGTTAAAGATGTTTCAAAAAAAGACGCATCAGatatagaagaaaataaagatCAAAATATAGATGATTATTCTATTTTTAGTCAGAATGAATATTCAGCCTTTTTAGAAAATAGGaaggaaaatatttacGATAATATGAATTGTTTATTGTTTGAGAAACAAAATGTTGTGGGAATAAAAAGAGAAGAAAGTTCAGAAAAAAGTtgtgataaaaatatgataatgtGTAACAAAAAGGGTATTATGGATATGCCTAATTCCGAAGATGAAACAGAGATGGATAAGTTAAgtaaacataaaaaagaaaaatcaaaaaataaagagttacttaaaaaaaaaaaattttgtaataaaatgataGAAGAGAATTCTAATATAAACGAAATGTatgaaaattatgatatggataataaggagcattataaatatgatattgataaaaatgattatgAAGCTATACCAATAAGAAaggaaatattaaaaagtatGGAACATGAACATGAACATGAAcataatagtaataataagattgttgaaaataagaatatatttatgtcTGACATATTTAAATCCTTTATAAAATCTGGAGTTCAACgaaatatgaaaaagaattgtaatataatattatctaGTGATGAAATAGATGGTATAAGTTTAAAAAGATCAAATGtgaaaagaagaaaaaatgttataaagAAATCGTCTTATCGACTTTTAGGAAgtttaaaagaaaataatagaCGAAGAAGTAGTGTGTTTGATAAATCTACGAAAAAATTAAGTATgaataaaatgaaaaattctaaaataaaaagctttgttaataaatattcaaaaCAAGGGAAAAAAAGTTCTATATTCATAACTTCtggtaataaaaaatgggATAAATTATTACGTTCGAAAAAGTATAAgaagaattataaaaatgaaagaatAATAGGTACGATAGGTAATAAAATGAGGAATTTGAATGAATCATATGGAAATTTTAATACTCCTACTATATCACCAACCAATATAAAACGAAATAAAACTATAGCACAGGTATTTGCTGAAGAAGATGAATGGGAACAGTTTAGACATCAacataaacaaaaaattgTTATAGATGGATGGCAATCTTTATcattaaaacaaaatttgAATTTTATGCCAGAAGaaattcttatatatatacatggATATAATGTAAAATTAAATCATGGATGTTCTCAATTAGCACACTTAGTATCATTTTCTAAATTACCTGCATATATCCAACCATTTGTTTTTCATTGGGAAGGTGCTATGTGGGGTGCTTTCTCTGCTCTTTCCTATCCTGTTGCAAAGAAACGGACTGAAATGACTATATTAGGAAATTCATTTAGAACATTTATAAAGGAGCTTATAAATTCTGGTATTAAAAATGTTCACATTATTAGTCACTCATGTGGTTCCCGACTTTTCTTTAATGGTTTCCGAAGTTGTGTAGAGGacaatttattttataatgtattaaaaaataaagaatcggaaataaaaaagggTAATAATGTAAAGTCAAAAGGGATGGAACGTTCTACAACAGGAAAGGATGAGTATGTATCggatgatgataatgatgatagTGATCACattaatgataataatatgaatagtAGTAATAAGATGCATTCGAGTAACAACTTAACtaatagtaataaaataaacaatataaatgatatgaataatataaataatattgataatataaacagtagtaacaatataaacaatataaacCATAGTAACTCTATAAACCATAGTAACAATATTGGAAGTAAGGAAAACACAACAAGtaacaaaaataaaggGAATCTTAAAACAAACACTGGTAAAAAGAATAAGAAACAAAAGAAACAAATAATAGTGAAAACGGtgattttattaaatcCTGATTATCCATTAGATACTTTTCTTGAGAAAGATTTTTTCATGTTAAGGTCTCATTGTAATCATATAGTTATGTATGGTGATACAAGAGACCAAGCTTTAACATATTCAGAAACATGGAATAGAGAGAAATGTTTAggaaaaagaatatttaaGTTAAAATTAcctttatataaaattcaTCATTATGAAGATTATctaaatattaatagtgATGGAAATAAGTTTATGAAAAAGCGTTGTAAAGTTGAGCAGTATAAAGTTTGTGATAGTGTTTTATTTCCTATATCTTCATATGCTGATgaggaaaataaaaacaagTTAAAAGACATAGATAATAAAGatcaagaaaaaaagaataaaagagaatcaaaatgtataaataaagcATTTAAAACtgataaaaatgttttaaacTCATATACTCTCGATTTGAATGATGTTGGTGAAGGAGAAGGTGGAGTTTCTTGTGTTTCAGAAGATGTTTcacaaaattatttaaatgaaaattttttaaaaactCTTGAATTTAGTGATACTAGTTTAAAAACATTTAAAtctaaaaaaaagtttCGTTTTTCTACAgcttttaaaaaaattaaaaggaaatggttatttaaaaaacaaagaacaaatatttattttaatgaaaatacATTAAGTAAACGTTATTCATCCATgaaatttaaaaagaaatcttttaaaatgtctaatcaaaaatttaaaaaaaacgATACAGTGTATATATCATTTGATAAATATGCATGGTTAGACATGGATGTCATAGATACTACATTTGTTGAAACAAACGTagattttttaaaacattcCTTTTATCAAGTTAAAAGAGAAATTATTGATGATATCAGAGAAGTGCTTATATCAAATATAAGAGCACATGAAAGAGTAAGTAGACTTGATAGAAGAAGAGGAAATGTTTTTGTATTAAGGGTTGCCCCCGCTGGAGTAGGAAGTCTCCAcagataaaaatatacgactaaatatatgagtatatatatatatatatatatatatatatatatatatgtatatttacatattcatttatttatttattttaaaattataactTGTTTTGTATTGCTTAAGTAATTCTTcctttttgttttttctttttttttttttttttccattttttatattatgtttaatttattattttatataacattaccacaatgttattatatccTTTTTACCCTACGtaattgtttatatatatatatatatatatatatatatatatatatatatatataattttttatattctccttacattttcctttttcttatttttttgttttttcttttttgtttattgTATGCTGACGTTATATGTTCAATTTTTAAGTTTCTTCCACAcatacattatttttaatatgtatatttttattcatttttattttattttaattaaatttatttaatttaattgttttttatttttcttttttttttcttttttttctttctttttttttaataaatgtttcgatattatatataattattctttattttttctttatgataaatagaaaaaaaaaaagaagcataaatgttatatatgtCCGATGTttgatattttaaaaatttattaactTGAAActtaattataaaaataatgtctagtacatatttataataaaaataaatatgtatgattatgaatatcttttattttaccTCTATATGGAAAATAGCTTTCTACATAATATCTTTTATGTAattttagaaaatatattgttacTTTTATGTAGAACCTTTATATGgttgttttattttaatggtgtcaatttttttccttgatatatatatatatatatatatatatattttaatagtATGCTGATTAAAATGGGTgaagtatatatatatgttaacTCATATTATTGAAAAGTTTTATtgttcaaaaaaaataaaaaaaaaagaaatacatattattgataatatatatacatattgtgtgtatacaaaatataaagtaTAAACATATTTGTTGTAATTATcacgaaaaaaaaaaaaaaaaaaaaaaaaaatgtatataataaaaaaatttttaaaatgtatatgattatattttattttaatgtAGGTGGACGTGTAAATCTGATGGGGATGAGACATTATTGTATTGCCTAAAAACATAAGGATATTGAATAGCTGGTACACTTTCTATTAAgtaattttcttttaatttgaACCATAAATCtttaatttcatttataGTAAATGGATGATCCATACCTCTGTAAAAATATCTTGCTTCGTAAGTCATCAAAGATATTTTAACGCCTGGTCTTTTACCTTGATTGTAAAAAGCAGATAAAATACGAAATTTCGGTGAATTTAACCAGTATTTATCTATTCTTTCTAAAGGAGGAGGATCAAAAATTCTTGAATACCATAACATAAATGCAAAAGCAAACATTGACGTCCATGCATTtccaaaaaataaaaaagatcCATTTGTATACTGTCCTTCAAAAAATCTTCTCCATAATGGCATGCGACTATAATTAGGACATTCTAAAA
The genomic region above belongs to Plasmodium reichenowi strain SY57 chromosome 13, whole genome shotgun sequence and contains:
- a CDS encoding putative membrane protein (conserved Plasmodium membrane protein, unknown function), whose product is MDVQKNKRKNSDNNNCNKLKYINNNTKSSNTTNFKKLRDISKENILFLYDKKVEHLNNRKDNSNDDAELKKKNEKIERMSKFNINENEKIKSNKDKHSINMSTVSSFEEDENNNKKNDIIVSSEYAQVSKNKNMLIMDNKEKEVIEHNKNNLNHIFEEVCSIDNNNIKDNIPMLNKRLSDPNKKENETYNIHENNYENVYNINQFNNNIKMRHVLNNVKSLKNWTDDNDEDEKEKEIDHFDLSTDSRNQNSNNMNSNNYINDVNKHKLINKTNSFKFEMDEDKCNKMDDDFSKRKILKKRSVYNHEDSDGSFIKEINDVNLDIKNDNICCSSFKKSKKKENHVRIDKSNVNDNMKELHSNSMGYIDIRKKRKKELSKELKNMDWLIYTIRYMDYRRLRRRFSGIRKPISKKIVFIITIFCLILISWKYFNISYENNKFSFSFEIQTSLLFFVEAILLTIGIIIFAKFQTRLSLHWPIYASYIFIICAVILLLFFENDKLDKNSRGEHILMLYGIVQLSLIIIVKIIIFSGPLLAIYGFFCPCTEHCRILKKKISTNKLNITISRYNDFAGMCGNNVCCLCLCVYRSFYRLVNCFYNKFSNFKFKMITETNDEAPFSHQLRYKGKTDIYGRPHGYGEWIEDHSYGEKLRGFWYHGYPVGPFISQEIGSGSLFVNTRVGFAACVGKDWSDVRYGVACTECSISGHFFNDFPLTHFFNSKIEKNVYGRLPTNRYDIIIKDILKENYEDILCYDLKWCFNMLKVNSGTTNETCSNNCMISLDHVTMSLKVHNYKRIDTAKRKNDILDEINIKLVHVPHEKKKTKKIHKRDKFKKLEEKWKQVENDENALYINQNKVYTTIRNVNSSSNNREMNVPVQENYHSYYKNKFSDKYLDSVDDDIYLYKMNKTLQPTEIHKASYWYESSDSKNQTKQKEDKSRDKSRDKSKDKNKDKSKDRNKDKSKDRNKDRNKDRNKDKNKSINDNIEAPFNNSNVMIDHQYDDDFTCNILELPKNGYENFEITKNYELDNINTITHRTNVHAAHDKNSNSYMNPLERNVINNKKNIPNSNNMNEPGNRNSCSYVSYPLCINECKGRKGNSVNSNVDEFVVDIKGYEEIYQRNNKKKKTVLNNNIKNTYNNYHPNSGCTRQNFRNYEKYLPNVKDVSKKDASDIEENKDQNIDDYSIFSQNEYSAFLENRKENIYDNMNCLLFEKQNVVGIKREESSEKSCDKNMIMCNKKGIMDMPNSEDETEMDKLSKHKKEKSKNKELLKKKKFCNKMIEENSNINEMYENYDMDNKEHYKYDIDKNDYEAIPIRKEILKSMEHEHEHEHNSNNKIVENKNIFMSDIFKSFIKSGVQRNMKKNCNIILSSDEIDGISLKRSNVKRRKNVIKKSSYRLLGSLKENNRRRSSVFDKSTKKLSMNKMKNSKIKSFVNKYSKQGKKSSIFITSGNKKWDKLLRSKKYKKNYKNERIIGTIGNKMRNLNESYGNFNTPTISPTNIKRNKTIAQVFAEEDEWEQFRHQHKQKIVIDGWQSLSLKQNLNFMPEEILIYIHGYNVKLNHGCSQLAHLVSFSKLPAYIQPFVFHWEGAMWGAFSALSYPVAKKRTEMTILGNSFRTFIKELINSGIKNVHIISHSCGSRLFFNGFRSCVEDNLFYNVLKNKESEIKKGNNVKSKGMERSTTGKDEYVSDDDNDDSDHINDNNMNSSNKMHSSNNLTNSNKINNINDMNNINNIDNINSSNNINNINHSNSINHSNNIGSKENTTSNKNKGNLKTNTGKKNKKQKKQIIVKTVILLNPDYPLDTFLEKDFFMLRSHCNHIVMYGDTRDQALTYSETWNREKCLGKRIFKLKLPLYKIHHYEDYLNINSDGNKFMKKRCKVEQYKVCDSVLFPISSYADEENKNKLKDIDNKDQEKKNKRESKCINKAFKTDKNVLNSYTLDLNDVGEGEGGVSCVSEDVSQNYLNENFLKTLEFSDTSLKTFKSKKKFRFSTAFKKIKRKWLFKKQRTNIYFNENTLSKRYSSMKFKKKSFKMSNQKFKKNDTVYISFDKYAWLDMDVIDTTFVETNVDFLKHSFYQVKREIIDDIREVLISNIRAHERVSRLDRRRGNVFVLRVAPAGVGSLHR